The following coding sequences are from one Salvia hispanica cultivar TCC Black 2014 chromosome 3, UniMelb_Shisp_WGS_1.0, whole genome shotgun sequence window:
- the LOC125213373 gene encoding pectinesterase inhibitor 1-like: protein MLRKSFLLLALLFGLVGAARPHVRHGQKLSKLTGDALVEAACHGVGGNEADCISTLQSATPVQKAEPNALAFFTLKFVENHAENITDSIQKLNADSDVDPQLQSALTDCMDQYESIDDLIEDANDGVGTRNYPDAQKFITAALSGAELCSSQLKNSNFEEKKDCEDAETVDMARDLTKYVVLHKQLLSAALNILTID, encoded by the exons atgTTGCGTAAATCGTTTTTGCTATTGGCACTCCTCTTTGGCCTGGTCGGCGCCGCGCGGCCCCATGTCCGCCACGGCCAAAAATTATCGAAACTCACCGGCGACGCGCTGGTGGAGGCCGCATGCCACGGCGTCGGCGGCAACGAAGCAGACTGCATATCAACTCTGCAATCTGCCACACCGGTACAAAAGGCCGAACCTAATGCCCTCGCCTTTTTCACCCTCAA GTTCGTAGAAAATCATGCAGAAAACATAACAGATAGCATACAAAAACTAAACGCAGATTCAGATGTAGATCCACAGCTCCAATCTGCTCTAACCGATTGTATGGATCAATACGAATCTATCGACGATTTGATCGAGGATGCGAACGATGGAGTGGGCACACGTAACTACCCGGATGCTCAAAAATTCATAACGGCTGCTCTCTCCGGTGCTGAACTCTGCAGTTCTCAGCTCAAAAACAGCAATTTCGAGGAGAAAAAAGATTGCGAAGACGCAGAAACTGTTGACATGGCAagagatcttaccaaatacgTTGTTCTGCACAAGCAATTGCTGTCTGCCGCTCTCAACATTCTTACAATTGATTGA
- the LOC125213374 gene encoding RING-H2 finger protein ATL5-like translates to MDEKNQDSIGYAFKGKIMISSITILFFACFIIVAFHVYRRRRSDQRLRRVTSLSAAAAPPQIAAASGGLDPRAVSSIPTFIYQSENQEFPAECAVCLSEFEERETGRILPECKHCFHVDCIDAWLLSQRHCPLCRVRVTGRPVGSSAEVSIDVRGSGSGSDSTGSASSSEALDIRK, encoded by the coding sequence ATGGATGAgaagaatcaagattcaaTCGGCTACGCCTTCAAGGGCAAGATCATGATCTCATCCATCACCATCCTCTTCTTCGCCTGCTTCATCATCGTCGCATTCCACGTctaccgccgccgccgctccgACCAGCGCCTTCGCCGCGTCACCTCtctctccgccgccgccgcgccgCCGCAAATTGCCGCCGCCTCCGGGGGCCTCGACCCCCGCGCTGTGAGCTCGATTCCTACCTTCATCTACCAATCGGAAAATCAGGAATTTCCGGCGGAATGCGCCGTGTGCTTGTCGGAGTTCGAGGAGAGGGAAACGGGTCGGATCCTGCCCGAATGCAAGCACTGCTTCCATGTGGATTGCATAGACGCGTGGCTTCTGTCGCAGAGGCATTGCCCGCTTTGCCGGGTCCGGGTCACGGGTAGACCGGTTGGCAGCTCTGCGGAAGTCTCGATTGATGTTCGCGGGTCGGGTTCCGGGTCGGATTCTACAGGATCCGCTTCGTCATCGGAGGCTCTGGATATTCGAAAGTAA
- the LOC125214103 gene encoding exocyst complex component SEC15B, producing MNTITTRRKVVPVAENGDTADKQDQLLLSAAICNGEDLGSFVRKVFASGKPETLLLHLKRFSKSKESEIEDVCRAHYQDFITAVDDLRSLLSDVDSLKSSLSNSNSKLQNVAVPLLTSLDSYVEARNKCGNITLAINSLNTCVRLMELCSRANSHLAENNFYLALRCLDSIETDFQDQVPSTTLKRMVEKQIPAIRAHIERQVNKEFGDWLVEIRTVSRNLGQLAIGQASAGRQREEELRMKQREAEEQSRLSLRDCVYALEEEEDGDEIDGVIDGGNGGNGILGFDLTPLYKAYHIHQTLGLGDRFRQYYFENRKLQLTSDFQVSSMTPFLESHQTFFAQIAGFFIVEDRVLRTGGGLIKKMEVENLWDTAVMKMCSVLEDQFSRMQTANHLLLIKDYVSLLGVTLRRFGYPIDALLDVLSKHRDKYHELLLSDCRKQMAEALAADKFEQMYMKKEYEYSMNVLSFQIQTSNIMPAFPYVAPFSSTVPDCCRIVRSFIEDSVSFMSHGGQLEFYDVVKKYLDRLLTEVLDGALLKVINNSIGGVTQAMQMAANMAVFERACDFFFRHAAQLSGIPLRIAERGRRQFPLIKARDAAEETLSGLLKQKVDGFLTLMENVNWVADEPPQGGNEYANEVIIFLETLISTAQQILPVQVLKRIMKDVLSHISEMIIGALLGESVKRFNVNAIMGLDVDVRLLESFAENQASLLSETDASQLKSALIESRQMVNLLLSNHPENFLNPVIRERSYSALDYRKVVTISEKLRDQSDRLFGSFGTRGAKQNPKKKSLDTLIKRLKDAN from the coding sequence ATGAATACCATCACCACCCGCCGGAAAGTAGTTCCGGTGGCGGAGAATGGCGACACCGCCGACAAGCAGGACCAGCTCCTCCTCTCCGCCGCCATATGCAACGGCGAAGACCTCGGCTCCTTCGTACGGAAGGTATTCGCCTCCGGCAAGCCCGAAACCCTACTTCTCCACCTCAAGCGCTTCTCCAAATCCAAGGAATCCGAGATCGAGGACGTCTGTCGCGCTCACTACCAGGACTTCATCACCGCCGTCGACGATCTCCGATCTCTCCTCTCCGACGTCGATTCGCTCAAATCCTCGCTCTCCAACTCCAACTCGAAGCTCCAGAACGTCGCCGTTCCGCTCCTCACCTCTCTCGATTCGTACGTCGAGGCCAGGAACAAGTGCGGCAACATCACTCTCGCGATCAATTCGCTCAACACGTGCGTCCGCCTGATGGAGCTCTGCTCGCGCGCCAACTCTCATCTGGCGGAGAATAATTTCTACCTGGCGTTGAGGTGTTTGGACTCGATTGAGACGGATTTTCAGGATCAGGTGCCGTCAACTACGCTGAAGAGGATGGTGGAGAAGCAGATCCCGGCGATTAGGGCTCACATAGAGAGACAGGTGAATAAGGAGTTCGGTGATTGGCTTGTCGAGATCCGGACTGTGAGCCGGAATCTAGGTCAGCTCGCCATCGGTCAAGCTTCGGCTGGGCGACAAAGGGAAGAGGAATTGAGGATGAAGCAGCGGGAAGCTGAGGAGCAGAGCAGGCTTAGCTTGAGAGATTGTGTTTATGcgcttgaagaagaagaagacggtGATGAAATTGATGGGGTTATCGATGGGGGAAACGGCGGTAATGGTATTTTAGGGTTCGATTTGACGCCATTGTATAAAGCTTATCACATACATCAAACTCTAGGGCTTGGGGATAGGTTTAGGCAGTATTATTTCGAGAATAGGAAGTTGCAGTTAACTTCTGATTTCCAAGTGTCGTCGATGACCCCTTTTCTGGAGTCTCACCAGACGTTTTTTGCTCAAATCGCTGGGTTTTTCATAGTGGAGGATCGGGTTTTGAGGACTGGAGGAGGGCTGATAAAGAAGATGGAAGTGGAGAATTTGTGGGATACTGCTGTGATGAAGATGTGTTCTGTGTTAGAAGATCAGTTTTCTAGGATGCAAACAGCAAAtcatttgttgttgattaAAGATTATGTAAGTTTGCTGGGAGTTACATTGCGTAGGTTTGGGTATCCGATTGATGCTTTGCTTGATGTTCTTAGCAAACATAGGGATAAGTATCATGAGCTACTGCTGTCAGATTGTCGTAAGCAGATGGCTGAGGCTTTGGCTGCTGATAAATTTGAGCAGATGTACATGAAGAAAGAGTATGAGTATTCGATGAATGTGCTTTCGTTTCAGATACAGACTTCGAACATCATGCCTGCATTTCCTTATGTAGCACCCTTTTCGTCTACAGTCCCTGATTGCTGTAGAATAGTGAGGTCTTTCATTGAGGATTCTGTGAGTTTCATGTCCCATGGTGGGCAGCTTGAGTTTTACGATGTGGTGAAGAAGTACTTGGACAGGCTCTTGACTGAGGTATTGGATGGGGCATTGTTGAAGGTCATCAACAATTCAATAGGTGGAGTTACTCAGGCTATGCAGATGGCTGCAAACATGGCAGTGTTTGAACGCGCTTGTGATTTCTTTTTCCGCCATGCTGCACAGCTCTCGGGTATCCCTTTGAGGATTGCAGAGAGGGGAAGGAGGCAGTTCCCTCTGATCAAAGCCCGTGATGCGGCTGAGGAGACCCTCTCGGGGCTGCTGAAACAGAAGGTTGATGGGTTCCTAACCTTGATGGAGAATGTGAATTGGGTTGCTGATGAGCCTCCTCAAGGTGGGAATGAATACGCGAATGAGGTGATCATTTTCTTGGAAACCTTGATTTCGACTGCTCAGCAGATCTTGCCAGTGCAGGTGCTGAAGCGGATCATGAAAGATGTTCTCTCTCATATATCAGAGATGATAATTGGGGCTCTACTTGGAGAGTCAGTTAAAAGGTTCAATGTGAATGCTATTATGGGTCTTGATGTTGATGTTAGGTTATTGGAATCATTTGCGGAGAACCAAGCTAGTCTTTTGTCTGAGACAGATGCTAGTCAGTTGAAATCAGCACTTATTGAGTCAAGGCAGATGGTGAATCTGCTTCTGAGCAATCACCCGGAGAACTTCTTGAATCCGGTgattagagagagaagttACAGTGCACTGGACTACAGGAAAGTGGTTACAATCTCCGAGAAATTGAGGGATCAGTCGGATCGCCTATTTGGCTCTTTCGGAACAAGAGGCGCTAAGCAGAACCCTAAGAAGAAGTCTCTGGACACGTTGATAAAACGGCTCAAGGATGCCAACTGA
- the LOC125214142 gene encoding E3 ubiquitin-protein ligase ZNF598-like isoform X1, whose translation MDDSCAVCAESLEWVAYGACGHKDVCSTCVSRLRFICNDRSCCICKTENDVVFVTKALGDYTKTISDFTVFPPERREGKMGQYWYHDDTQAFFDDSDHYKMIKAMCRLSCAECDKEDQPDDGSRRKAKFRNIDHLKGHLFHKHRLIMCSLCLEGRKVFICEQKLYTRSQLSQHISTGDSEVDGTESERGGFSGHPPCEFCQTPFYGDNELYTHMETEHYTCHICRRQHPGEYEYYGNYDNLEIHFRRDHFLCEDESCLAKKFVVFTSESEIKRHNATEHGGRMSRSQRSAALQIPTSFRYRRSSDQENRRGRARTFRRDLADELSLAIQASLETASAAAPNSRARNDHGESIDVDSLISPLESIGTTDYELPSRYRQAVSQSSMSGTLGDSAFPPLAAGAGGNQHSSQTDASSNSMAAHLRRQSKKQASSSSSAPAWPVASRTPVLPVKSRQNKKQTSSSSSGPAWPVGSPTPAQPVNNSHTWPPVTAISGSASSSGQSRAFPEIGSVSSSQSTSARIHPQSAATTSFASSLLSSRASGSINRLGHSSSAPSLSDRESFASPADFPPVSVVAQSRKSTNDDQSASKAGDVQTANKSLVEKMRAALGSDEDKFSAFKDISGKYRLGTMDVETYLTYVDQFGLSHLVLELAGLLPNPQKQKELIDAYNLHMASRENGWNNDSKKGKGKGKAKGKPVDFGTSSSVKNNLADNVISTVRALQSSYNAPEEEVEVLSKDGYRSARSELAVTVGASPSQSSAVAVGGTNQNHSNGSGKGKQRKKTSKFLRARLGDGSAEALLDLKNSNQEDPDSDEGESSSNGPDENVPVRGVWRNGGGQKLLSKKLGVKK comes from the exons ATGGACGATAGCTGCGCGGTTTGTGCTGAAAGCTTGGAGTGGGTGGCATACGGCGCTTGCGGCCACAAGGATGTCTGCTCCACCTGCGTCTCTCGCCTCCGATTTATCTGCAATGACCGCAGCTGCTGTATTTGCAAGACAGAAAACGATGTCGTTTTCGTCACCAAG GCTTTGGGGGACTATACGAAGACGATCAGTGACTTCACAGTATTCCCCCCTGAAAGGAGAGAGGGTAAGATGGGGCAGTATTGGTATCATGACGATACGCAGGCCTTTTTTGATGATTCGGATCATTATAAGATGATCAAGGCGATGTGCAGGCTTTCTTGCGCTGAATGTGATAAGGAGGACCAACCGGATGATGGTTCCAGGAGAAAAGCCAAGTTTAGGAACATCGATCATTTGAAGGGCCATTTGTTTCACAAGCATAGGTTGATCATGTGCAGCTTGTGCTTGGAGGGAAGAAAG GTTTTTATATGTGAGCAAAAGTTGTATACAAGATCACAACTTAGTCAGCATATAAGCACTGGCGACTCGGAAGTGGATGGAACTGAAAGTGAAAGAGGTGGCTTCTCAGGACACCCCCCTTGTGAATTTTGCCAGACACCATTTTATGGGGACAATGAGCTTTATACTCACATGGAGACTGAACATTATACTTGTCATATATGTCGAAG GCAGCATCCAGGAGAGTATGAGTACTATGGGAATTATGATAATTTGGAG ATCCACTTTCGTCGAGATCATTTCCTCTGTGAGGATGAAAGTTGCCTTGCCAAAAAGTTTGTTGTCTTCACTTCGGAATCTGAAATAAAG AGGCATAATGCTACGGAGCATGGAGGGCGTATGTCACGTTCACAACGCAGTGCTGCTCTTCag ATACCTACGAGTTTTCGATATAGACGAAGCAGTGACCAAGAGAATCGTCGTGGAAGAGCACGGACCTTTCGCCGGGATCTGGCAGATGAACTTTCTCTGGCTATCCAGGCAAGTCTTGAGACAGCAAGTGCTGCAGCACCAAATAGTCGAGCTCGAAATGATCATGGAGAAAGTATTGATGTTGACTCACTTATATCACCTCTGGAATCTATCGGTACCACAGACTATGAGCTACCATCAAGATACCGACAGGCCGTGTCTCAAAGTTCAATGAGTGGAACACTGGGAGACTCTGCATTTCCTCCTCTCGCAGCGGGTGCTGGGGGTAACCAACACAGCTCTCAAACTGATGCTTCCTCAAACTCTATGGCTGCTCATCTGCGCCGCCAGAGCAAGAAGCAGGCGAGCTCCTCAAGCTCTGCTCCTGCTTGGCCCGTAGCTAGTCGTACACCAGTTCTGCCAGTCAAGAGCCGCCAGAATAAAAAACAGACTAGCTCCTCGAGCTCAGGTCCTGCTTGGCCAGTAGGTAGTCCTACACCTGCACAGCCAGTCAACAATTCTCACACATGGCCTCCAGTAACTGCTATTTCTGGATCTGCATCTAGTTCGGGACAGAGCAGAGCATTTCCAGAAATTGGATCTGTGTCATCTAGCCAATCGACTTCTGCTCGGATTCATCCGCAGTCAGCTGCTACTACATCCTTTGCCAGTTCTCTACTTTCATCAAGGGCTTCTGGAAGCATTAATCGGCTAGGTCATTCTTCATCAGCCCCTAGTCTTTCAGACCGCGAGTCTTTTGCTTCACCTGCCGACTTTCCTCCAGTTTCAGTAGTAGCCCAGTCACGCAAATCAACCAACGATGACCAATCTGCTAGTAAGGCAGGGGATGTTCAAACAGCAAACAAATCTCTGGTGGAGAAAATGCGCGCTGCTCTAGGGTCCGACGAAGACAAATTCTCTGCTTTCAAAGATATCTCTGGTAAATACCGCCTAGGCACGATGGATGTTGAGACATACCTAACATACGTAGATCAGTTCGGTTTGTCTCATCTTGTTCTTGAGTTGGCTGGACTTCTCCCTAATCCTCAGAAGCAGAAAGAGCTTATAGATGCATACAATCTTCACATGGCTTCAAGAGAAAATGGGTGGAATAACGACTCTAAAAAAGGCAAAGGCAAAGGAAAAGCAAAAGGGAAGCCAGTAGATTTTGGCACCAGCTCCTCCGTTAAAAACAATCTTGCTGATAATGTGATAAGCACTGTAAGAGCGCTGCAATCGAGCTACAACGCCCCGGAGGAAGAGGTCGAAGTGTTGTCGAAGGATGGATATCGAAGTGCAAGGTCGGAACTGGCAGTTACGGTTGGTGCTTCACCTTCCCAATCAAGTGCAGTTGCTGTTGGTGGAACTAATCAGAATCATTCCAACGGCAGTGGGAAAGGAAAGCAACGGAAGAAAACGTCCAAATTTCTCCGAGCACGTCTAGGCGATGGCTCTGCCGAAGCTCTGTTAGATCTGAAAAACTCCAACCAAGAGGATCCAGATTCTGATGAGGGTGAATCTTCATCGAACGGGCCAGATGAGAATGTCCCAGTTCGTGGTGTGTGGAGAAATGGTGGGGGTCAGAAGCTACTGTCGAAAAAGTTGGGGGTGAAAAAGTGA
- the LOC125214142 gene encoding E3 ubiquitin-protein ligase ZNF598-like isoform X2 yields the protein MCSLCLEGRKVFICEQKLYTRSQLSQHISTGDSEVDGTESERGGFSGHPPCEFCQTPFYGDNELYTHMETEHYTCHICRRQHPGEYEYYGNYDNLEIHFRRDHFLCEDESCLAKKFVVFTSESEIKRHNATEHGGRMSRSQRSAALQIPTSFRYRRSSDQENRRGRARTFRRDLADELSLAIQASLETASAAAPNSRARNDHGESIDVDSLISPLESIGTTDYELPSRYRQAVSQSSMSGTLGDSAFPPLAAGAGGNQHSSQTDASSNSMAAHLRRQSKKQASSSSSAPAWPVASRTPVLPVKSRQNKKQTSSSSSGPAWPVGSPTPAQPVNNSHTWPPVTAISGSASSSGQSRAFPEIGSVSSSQSTSARIHPQSAATTSFASSLLSSRASGSINRLGHSSSAPSLSDRESFASPADFPPVSVVAQSRKSTNDDQSASKAGDVQTANKSLVEKMRAALGSDEDKFSAFKDISGKYRLGTMDVETYLTYVDQFGLSHLVLELAGLLPNPQKQKELIDAYNLHMASRENGWNNDSKKGKGKGKAKGKPVDFGTSSSVKNNLADNVISTVRALQSSYNAPEEEVEVLSKDGYRSARSELAVTVGASPSQSSAVAVGGTNQNHSNGSGKGKQRKKTSKFLRARLGDGSAEALLDLKNSNQEDPDSDEGESSSNGPDENVPVRGVWRNGGGQKLLSKKLGVKK from the exons ATGTGCAGCTTGTGCTTGGAGGGAAGAAAG GTTTTTATATGTGAGCAAAAGTTGTATACAAGATCACAACTTAGTCAGCATATAAGCACTGGCGACTCGGAAGTGGATGGAACTGAAAGTGAAAGAGGTGGCTTCTCAGGACACCCCCCTTGTGAATTTTGCCAGACACCATTTTATGGGGACAATGAGCTTTATACTCACATGGAGACTGAACATTATACTTGTCATATATGTCGAAG GCAGCATCCAGGAGAGTATGAGTACTATGGGAATTATGATAATTTGGAG ATCCACTTTCGTCGAGATCATTTCCTCTGTGAGGATGAAAGTTGCCTTGCCAAAAAGTTTGTTGTCTTCACTTCGGAATCTGAAATAAAG AGGCATAATGCTACGGAGCATGGAGGGCGTATGTCACGTTCACAACGCAGTGCTGCTCTTCag ATACCTACGAGTTTTCGATATAGACGAAGCAGTGACCAAGAGAATCGTCGTGGAAGAGCACGGACCTTTCGCCGGGATCTGGCAGATGAACTTTCTCTGGCTATCCAGGCAAGTCTTGAGACAGCAAGTGCTGCAGCACCAAATAGTCGAGCTCGAAATGATCATGGAGAAAGTATTGATGTTGACTCACTTATATCACCTCTGGAATCTATCGGTACCACAGACTATGAGCTACCATCAAGATACCGACAGGCCGTGTCTCAAAGTTCAATGAGTGGAACACTGGGAGACTCTGCATTTCCTCCTCTCGCAGCGGGTGCTGGGGGTAACCAACACAGCTCTCAAACTGATGCTTCCTCAAACTCTATGGCTGCTCATCTGCGCCGCCAGAGCAAGAAGCAGGCGAGCTCCTCAAGCTCTGCTCCTGCTTGGCCCGTAGCTAGTCGTACACCAGTTCTGCCAGTCAAGAGCCGCCAGAATAAAAAACAGACTAGCTCCTCGAGCTCAGGTCCTGCTTGGCCAGTAGGTAGTCCTACACCTGCACAGCCAGTCAACAATTCTCACACATGGCCTCCAGTAACTGCTATTTCTGGATCTGCATCTAGTTCGGGACAGAGCAGAGCATTTCCAGAAATTGGATCTGTGTCATCTAGCCAATCGACTTCTGCTCGGATTCATCCGCAGTCAGCTGCTACTACATCCTTTGCCAGTTCTCTACTTTCATCAAGGGCTTCTGGAAGCATTAATCGGCTAGGTCATTCTTCATCAGCCCCTAGTCTTTCAGACCGCGAGTCTTTTGCTTCACCTGCCGACTTTCCTCCAGTTTCAGTAGTAGCCCAGTCACGCAAATCAACCAACGATGACCAATCTGCTAGTAAGGCAGGGGATGTTCAAACAGCAAACAAATCTCTGGTGGAGAAAATGCGCGCTGCTCTAGGGTCCGACGAAGACAAATTCTCTGCTTTCAAAGATATCTCTGGTAAATACCGCCTAGGCACGATGGATGTTGAGACATACCTAACATACGTAGATCAGTTCGGTTTGTCTCATCTTGTTCTTGAGTTGGCTGGACTTCTCCCTAATCCTCAGAAGCAGAAAGAGCTTATAGATGCATACAATCTTCACATGGCTTCAAGAGAAAATGGGTGGAATAACGACTCTAAAAAAGGCAAAGGCAAAGGAAAAGCAAAAGGGAAGCCAGTAGATTTTGGCACCAGCTCCTCCGTTAAAAACAATCTTGCTGATAATGTGATAAGCACTGTAAGAGCGCTGCAATCGAGCTACAACGCCCCGGAGGAAGAGGTCGAAGTGTTGTCGAAGGATGGATATCGAAGTGCAAGGTCGGAACTGGCAGTTACGGTTGGTGCTTCACCTTCCCAATCAAGTGCAGTTGCTGTTGGTGGAACTAATCAGAATCATTCCAACGGCAGTGGGAAAGGAAAGCAACGGAAGAAAACGTCCAAATTTCTCCGAGCACGTCTAGGCGATGGCTCTGCCGAAGCTCTGTTAGATCTGAAAAACTCCAACCAAGAGGATCCAGATTCTGATGAGGGTGAATCTTCATCGAACGGGCCAGATGAGAATGTCCCAGTTCGTGGTGTGTGGAGAAATGGTGGGGGTCAGAAGCTACTGTCGAAAAAGTTGGGGGTGAAAAAGTGA